The Megalops cyprinoides isolate fMegCyp1 chromosome 9, fMegCyp1.pri, whole genome shotgun sequence genome has a window encoding:
- the LOC118783038 gene encoding T-lymphocyte activation antigen CD86: protein MFLMNCCCLLCVLVCLATLLQLGTLEEVKAQVGGYVRLPCYHNASMPIIFMYIQKTTPEVFINGYHFEKAIVPHLKYVNRTAVDHRTGWMDLWDVSVTDEGEYQCIFMEKTKESKTLTFQLTVTANYSEPVMTVTPEDRDDYGGCLITCSSSGGYPNRSLEWTLQPEVAAAQWMVLNRSSVQDPVTMLYNVSWTMHINSSQSLSVSCSVGGAVTQLQEICNNNRPPESDHPDMTVVVASLVMAILLIIGFIFIIRMHKSSPAADSPVRRDEPGSQELESLT from the exons ATGTTCCTCATGaattgctgctgtttgtt GTGTGTCCTGGTGTGCCTGgccactctgctgcagctgggga CTCTAGAAGAGGTCAAAGCACAGGTCGGTGGGTATGTGCGGCTTCCCTGCTACCACAACGCCAGCATGCCCATCATCTTCATGTACATACAGAAGACAACGCCTGAGGTTTTCATCAATGGCTACCACTTTGAAAAGGCCATTGTACCTCACTTGAAGTACGTAAACCGCACCGCGGTGGACCACCGCACAGGATGGATGGACCTGTGGGATGTGAGTGTGACGGACGAGGGAGAGTATCAGTGCATCTTCATGGAGAAGACCAAGGAGTCTAAAACGTTGACTTTTCAACTGACAGTAACAG CCAATTACAGTGAACCTGTGATGACGGTCACTCCCGAAGACAGAGACGACTATGGGGGTTGCCTCATCACCTGCTCCTCCTCGGGCGGGTACCCAAACCGGAGCTTGGAGTGGACCCTCCAGCCAGAGGTGGCCGCCGCCCAATGGATGGTGTTGAACAGGAGCAGCGTTCAGGACCCAGTCACCATGCTGTATAACGTCTCCTGGACCATGCACATAAACAGCTCCCAGTCACTCAGCGTCAGCTGCTCTGTGGGGGGTGCTGTGACTCAGCTACAGGAAATCT GTAACAATAATCGCCCGCCAGAGTCAGACCACCCTGATATGACAGTTGTTGTGGCCTCACTGGTGATGGCCATTTTGTTGATCATTGggttcattttcataataagGATGCACAAGTCTAGTCCAGCAGCTGACTCTCCAG ttaGGCGTGATGAACCAGGCTCACAAGA ACTAGAATCACTGACATGA